A stretch of the Archangium violaceum genome encodes the following:
- a CDS encoding HEAT repeat domain-containing protein encodes MSERAPLPEEQREAALRDIRGSAPIAIVEAAKLLSADSSTTARLLELLPSEERVEVRHCILYALSWHGDVSLLDLMVRILADQREHPKVRGQAAECIAYLFDKVETDSKEFNAAVDALQEALRDDSPEVRYCAVHTLGATRHLPLIPVLQGMLRDQTPVEGWMGSVGDEASRAIEWIMEGNSQRPDSIPKDREPADVLDAVRAEVLARSGSKLFNLLMQLEFRLRRYDKFPENAFERFTSLLADSAFWKHDDTWQFVRAIGDSWRRLSSSQREMLRPLLVANFDKGSNPMGAFVIGELLGGRYGDQSALDALVSLAGIASMPARAFVPHGLGVLARKTRNGKLRKRAVLVLRHLEKSEIEEVRSEASLALKKIGDG; translated from the coding sequence ATGAGTGAGAGAGCGCCCTTGCCTGAAGAGCAGAGGGAAGCCGCGCTGAGGGACATCCGAGGATCGGCTCCCATCGCCATCGTCGAGGCGGCGAAGCTGCTTTCGGCGGACAGCTCGACGACGGCGAGGCTCCTCGAGCTGCTGCCCAGCGAGGAGCGTGTCGAGGTGCGACACTGTATTCTCTATGCGCTGAGCTGGCATGGCGACGTCAGCTTGTTGGACCTGATGGTCCGGATCCTCGCGGACCAGAGGGAGCACCCCAAGGTTCGGGGTCAAGCCGCGGAGTGCATCGCCTACTTGTTCGACAAGGTCGAGACCGATTCCAAGGAGTTCAACGCCGCTGTCGATGCTCTTCAGGAGGCCTTGAGAGACGATTCGCCCGAGGTCCGGTACTGCGCTGTCCATACGCTCGGAGCGACCAGGCACCTGCCGCTCATCCCAGTGCTTCAAGGAATGCTCAGGGACCAGACGCCCGTGGAGGGATGGATGGGCTCCGTGGGAGATGAGGCGTCCAGGGCCATCGAATGGATCATGGAGGGGAACTCACAGCGCCCTGACAGCATCCCGAAGGACCGCGAACCGGCGGATGTGCTCGATGCTGTTCGGGCAGAAGTTCTTGCTCGGTCCGGAAGCAAGCTGTTCAACCTCCTGATGCAACTCGAGTTCAGGCTGCGGCGGTACGACAAATTCCCTGAAAACGCGTTCGAGCGATTCACGTCACTGCTCGCTGATTCGGCATTCTGGAAGCACGATGACACCTGGCAGTTCGTGAGAGCGATTGGAGATAGCTGGAGACGCCTCTCGTCGAGTCAGCGAGAGATGCTCCGGCCATTGCTGGTTGCCAACTTCGACAAGGGTTCCAATCCGATGGGGGCATTCGTCATCGGAGAGCTCCTTGGAGGCCGCTATGGGGACCAGTCCGCGCTGGATGCACTCGTGAGTTTGGCGGGGATCGCGTCCATGCCGGCGAGAGCTTTCGTTCCGCATGGACTCGGAGTCCTCGCCAGGAAGACGAGGAACGGCAAATTGCGCAAGCGTGCCGTCCTCGTGCTTCGCCACTTGGAGAAGAGCGAGATTGAAGAGGTTCGCTCGGAGGCGAGTCTGGCCCTCAAGAAGATCGGTGACGGGTGA